TGCCTCCACGGCAGGCCCTCGGCCCGCCAGCCCTGGGCACCCCGATGCCCTTCGGCATCGAGGGCGCCTTCGAATCCTTCGAGAACGTTGTAGGCGGGGGTCAGGCCCGCAGCGGTGGCCGCTTCGGCGGCACCGATGGAACGCTGGCCCGAGCGACACAGGAAGATCACCGGCCCCTTGTCGATCCCCGCAGCCTTCAGGTCTTCGACGAAGGACTTGTTCGGCACGCCGTCGGGGTAGCGAACCCACTCGACGAACACGGTCCGGCGACCGAGCGACGAGGTCTCGGGTACCCCGACGTACTTCCACTCGGCTTCGGTTCGCACATCGACGAGCACGGCATCCGGATTTTCCTGCAGCAGGTCCCATGCCTGCCGCGGCGTTATATCACCTGCGTAGCTCACCCCGACATGTTTTCACAGGTAGGGCTGTGACGTGCATCCGGGCGGCGTCAGAAGCGGCAGACCCGCCAATTGTCACCGACCCGGACGAACTGCCAGGTGGAGGTCTCCGGTTCGTCGCCGGTGCGCACCCGCACGTCCGCGGTGCCGCGATCGCCGTCGACGGAGATGTTCTGCGTGGCCTGCAGCTCGACGGAGCCCTCGACCCCCGTCAGGGGCGCCTCGTCGGCGGGCAGATCGTCGCAGCGCAGCCGGTCGAGGACCTGGTCGTCGTCGCCGTTGTGGGCGGTGACGTAGTCGGTGACGGTGCGGCGGACGAGTTCGTCGTCGCCGACGTTCTCGCCGGACGGGGAGAACAGCTGGGCGCCGAGGACGACGACGGCGAGCACCACGATGACGGCGAGCGCCCCGAAGAAGGGGGCGGCGCTGCGGTCGTTCGGGCCTTCCGGGTCGGGGCCGGGATCGGGTTCGGGTGCTCCGCGTCGTGCCATGTCATCGATCCTATCGGCGCCGGTCCGGGGGTCTTCGGGGGACCGCATTTGCCCAATAAACCCTCTCGAGGTAGGAATTGTGACATGGCCACCACGCAGCTCGTTCGACGCCTCGCCGTCGACCTGTGCCGTCTGTGTGCCCACATGTGTTGTCGCTGAAGCGATTCGCTCGACGGCTGGATCCCGTTTACATCGCCGTCATCCCTGCGTGACCTGCGCCTCACCCACTGAGGGTAGCCTTAACTCAAGCTGCATTCTGTCCGTCCGTACACCGAAGAGGTAGTTGATCCCCTGATGACCGATCAGACTCGTCCCCTTCGCGTCGCGATCGTCGGTGCCGGTCCCGCCGGTATCTACGCCGCCGATGCGCTCATGAAGTCCGACACTGCGCAGGATCCCGGGGTCAGCATCGACCTGTTCGAGCGCATGCCGGCACCGTTCGGTCTGATCCGTTACGGTGTCGCCCCCGACCACCCGCGCATCAAGGGCATCATCACCGCGCTGCACAAGGTGCTCGACAAGCCGCAGATCCGCCTCCTCGGCAACCTCGACTACGGCACCGACTTCAACCTCGACGACCTGAAGCGCTTCTACGACGCCGTGATCTTCTCGACCGGCGCGAACGCGGACCGGGCACTGAACATCCCCGGCATCGACCTGGACGGCAGCTACGGCGCCGCCGACTTCGTGTCCTGGTACGACGG
This region of Rhodococcus sp. Z13 genomic DNA includes:
- a CDS encoding rhodanese-like domain-containing protein, which produces MSYAGDITPRQAWDLLQENPDAVLVDVRTEAEWKYVGVPETSSLGRRTVFVEWVRYPDGVPNKSFVEDLKAAGIDKGPVIFLCRSGQRSIGAAEAATAAGLTPAYNVLEGFEGALDAEGHRGAQGWRAEGLPWRQS